In Pseudomonas sp. PDM14, a genomic segment contains:
- the lon gene encoding endopeptidase La, which produces MSDDNTAEFIEAQATRLALPGQNLPDKLYVIPIHNRPFFPAQVLPVIVSEEHWAETLELVSNTEHHSMALFYVDQPVTDPRHFDTDSLPLHGTLVKIHQASRVDGKLQFVAQGLQRVKIRGWLKRHRPPYLAEVEYPQNADDSRDEVKAYGMALINAIKELLPLNPLYSEELKNYLNRFSPNQPSPLTDFAAALTTAAPGELQGVLDTVPILQRMEKVLPLLRKEVEVARLQNELSEEVNRKIGEHQREFFLKEQLKIIQQELGITKDDRSADADEFRARLQGRTLPPQAQKRIDEELTKLSILETGSPEYAVTRNYLDWASSVPWGTLGDDKLDLKHARTVLDAQHAGLDDVKSRILEFLAVGAFKGEIAGSIVLLVGPPGVGKTSIGKSIAESLGRPFYRFSVGGMRDEAEIKGHRRTYIGAMPGKLVQALKEVEVMNPVIMLDEIDKMGSSFQGDPASALLETLDPEQNVEFLDHYLDLRLDLSKVLFVCTANTLDSIPGPLLDRMEVIRLSGYITEEKLAIAKRHLWPKQLEKAGVPKNRLSISDAALRLVIEGYAREAGVRQLEKQLGKLVRKVVVKLLDDPQAKVKIAPKDLESYLGMPHFRTEQVLSGVGVITGLAWTSMGGATLPIEATRIHTLNRGFKLTGQLGEVMKESAEIAYSYISSNLKTFKGDPSFFDQAFVHLHVPDGATPKDGPSAGVTMASALLSLARSQAPKKGVAMTGELSLTGQVMPIGGVREKVIAARRQKIHELVLPEANRGDFTELPEYLKEGLTVHFAKRFADVAKVLFG; this is translated from the coding sequence ATGAGCGACGACAACACCGCTGAATTCATCGAGGCGCAGGCGACCCGCCTCGCCCTGCCCGGGCAGAACCTGCCGGACAAGCTGTACGTGATCCCGATCCACAACCGGCCGTTCTTCCCGGCGCAGGTGCTGCCGGTGATCGTCAGCGAGGAGCACTGGGCGGAAACCCTGGAGCTGGTGAGCAACACCGAGCACCACAGCATGGCGCTGTTCTACGTCGACCAGCCGGTGACCGATCCGCGCCACTTCGACACCGACAGTCTGCCGCTGCATGGCACCCTGGTGAAGATCCACCAGGCCAGCCGCGTCGACGGCAAGCTGCAGTTCGTCGCCCAGGGCCTGCAGCGGGTGAAGATCCGCGGCTGGCTGAAACGCCATCGCCCGCCCTACCTGGCCGAAGTCGAATACCCGCAGAACGCCGATGACAGCCGCGACGAGGTCAAGGCCTACGGCATGGCGCTGATCAACGCGATCAAGGAACTGCTGCCGCTCAACCCGCTGTACAGCGAGGAGCTGAAGAACTACCTCAACCGCTTCAGCCCCAACCAGCCCTCGCCGTTGACCGACTTCGCCGCCGCCCTGACCACCGCCGCCCCCGGCGAGCTGCAGGGCGTACTGGACACCGTGCCGATCCTGCAGCGCATGGAGAAGGTCCTGCCGCTGCTGCGCAAGGAAGTCGAAGTCGCGCGCCTGCAGAACGAGCTGTCCGAGGAGGTCAACCGCAAGATCGGCGAGCACCAGCGCGAGTTCTTCCTCAAGGAACAGCTGAAGATCATCCAGCAGGAACTGGGCATTACCAAAGACGACCGCAGTGCCGACGCCGACGAGTTCCGCGCACGCCTGCAGGGCCGCACGCTGCCGCCACAGGCGCAGAAGCGCATCGACGAGGAGCTGACCAAGCTGTCGATTCTGGAAACCGGCTCGCCGGAATACGCCGTCACCCGCAACTACCTCGACTGGGCCAGCAGCGTGCCGTGGGGCACCCTGGGCGACGACAAGCTCGACCTCAAGCACGCCCGCACCGTGCTCGACGCGCAGCACGCCGGCCTCGACGATGTGAAGAGCCGCATCCTCGAATTCCTCGCCGTCGGTGCCTTCAAGGGCGAAATCGCCGGTTCCATCGTGCTGCTGGTCGGCCCGCCCGGCGTGGGCAAGACCAGCATCGGCAAGTCCATCGCCGAATCCCTCGGCCGACCGTTCTACCGTTTCAGCGTCGGCGGCATGCGCGACGAGGCGGAGATCAAGGGCCACCGCCGCACCTACATTGGCGCCATGCCCGGCAAGCTGGTGCAGGCGCTGAAGGAAGTCGAGGTGATGAACCCGGTGATCATGCTCGACGAGATCGACAAGATGGGCAGCAGCTTCCAGGGCGACCCAGCCTCGGCCCTGCTGGAAACCCTCGACCCGGAGCAGAATGTCGAATTCCTCGATCACTACCTGGACCTGCGCCTGGACCTGTCCAAGGTGCTGTTCGTCTGCACCGCCAACACCCTGGACTCGATCCCCGGCCCGCTGCTCGACCGCATGGAAGTGATCCGCCTGTCCGGCTACATCACCGAGGAAAAACTCGCCATCGCCAAGCGCCACCTGTGGCCCAAGCAGCTGGAAAAGGCCGGTGTACCGAAGAACCGCCTGAGCATCAGCGATGCCGCGCTGCGCCTGGTGATCGAGGGTTACGCCCGCGAGGCCGGCGTGCGTCAGCTGGAGAAGCAGCTGGGCAAGCTGGTGCGCAAGGTGGTGGTCAAGCTGCTGGACGACCCGCAGGCGAAGGTCAAGATCGCGCCCAAGGACCTGGAAAGCTACCTGGGCATGCCGCACTTCCGCACCGAGCAGGTGCTCTCCGGCGTCGGCGTGATCACCGGCCTGGCCTGGACCAGCATGGGCGGCGCCACCCTGCCGATCGAGGCCACGCGCATCCACACGCTGAACCGCGGCTTCAAGCTCACTGGCCAGCTCGGCGAGGTGATGAAGGAGTCGGCGGAGATCGCCTACAGCTACATCAGCTCCAACCTGAAGACCTTCAAAGGCGACCCGAGCTTCTTCGACCAAGCCTTCGTCCACCTGCACGTGCCGGACGGCGCCACGCCCAAGGACGGCCCCAGTGCCGGGGTGACCATGGCCAGCGCCCTGCTCTCCCTGGCGCGCAGCCAGGCGCCGAAGAAAGGCGTGGCGATGACTGGCGAGCTGTCGCTGACCGGGCAGGTGATGCCCATCGGCGGGGTACGCGAGAAGGTCATCGCCGCACGCCGGCAGAAGATCCACGAACTGGTGCTGCCGGAGGCCAACCGCGGCGACTTCACCGAGCTGCCGGAGTACCTCAAGGAAGGCCTCACCGTGCACTTCGCCAAGCGCTTCGCCGATGTAGCCAAGGTGCTGTTCGGCTGA
- a CDS encoding protease inhibitor I42 family protein, whose product MTAPRLLLPAAIALFAGCAQQPTSVTVQEKQLGDCPVQLHTGQTFTVSLPSNPTTGFRWTVLDAAPGVLRSLGPEVYSTPEDAGLVGSAGQSLWRYQVYQAGEARLRMSYQRPWETDVAPEKTIDCAINVR is encoded by the coding sequence ATCACCGCCCCGCGCCTGTTGCTGCCTGCGGCCATCGCCCTGTTCGCCGGTTGCGCGCAGCAGCCCACCAGCGTGACCGTGCAGGAAAAACAGCTGGGTGATTGCCCGGTGCAGCTGCACACGGGCCAGACCTTCACCGTCAGCCTGCCAAGCAACCCCACCACCGGATTTCGCTGGACCGTGCTAGACGCCGCACCGGGCGTGTTGCGCAGCCTCGGCCCGGAGGTCTACAGCACCCCGGAGGACGCTGGCCTGGTCGGCAGCGCCGGGCAATCGCTGTGGCGCTACCAGGTCTACCAGGCTGGCGAAGCGCGCCTGCGCATGAGCTACCAGCGTCCGTGGGAAACCGACGTAGCCCCGGAAAAGACCATCGACTGCGCGATCAACGTGCGCTGA
- a CDS encoding lysoplasmalogenase encodes MRTFLALLAATGIALLIYSRLDGPAWLGLIGKPLPVIALLLWLRQASVSAYRRWISIGLLFSLLGDLLLEWPQDLFVFGLGAFLVAHLAYLVAYIGSTRRLAPMPLLAAVVVAGCMFGLLANAGLGALLIPVACYSLAIGCMLWRALARLGTTGIARQSAWLAAGGAVLFVLSDSLIGINRFVQPFEGARIAILSTYWLGQWGIAASVIYLTSAARMPQFAGSAVESPASLR; translated from the coding sequence ATGCGCACTTTCCTCGCCCTGCTCGCCGCCACCGGCATCGCCCTGCTCATCTACTCCCGTCTCGACGGCCCCGCCTGGCTCGGCCTGATTGGCAAACCGCTGCCGGTCATTGCCCTGCTGCTCTGGCTACGCCAGGCGTCCGTGTCCGCCTACCGCCGCTGGATCAGTATCGGCCTGCTGTTCTCGCTACTCGGCGACCTGCTGCTGGAGTGGCCGCAGGACCTGTTCGTCTTCGGCCTCGGCGCATTTCTCGTCGCCCACCTGGCGTACCTCGTGGCTTATATAGGCAGCACGCGGCGCCTGGCTCCCATGCCACTGCTAGCGGCCGTGGTGGTGGCCGGTTGCATGTTCGGCCTGCTGGCGAATGCCGGGCTGGGCGCGCTGCTGATCCCCGTGGCCTGCTACAGCCTGGCCATCGGCTGCATGCTCTGGCGCGCCCTGGCACGCTTGGGTACGACCGGCATCGCGCGCCAGTCGGCCTGGCTGGCCGCTGGTGGCGCGGTGCTGTTCGTGCTGTCGGACAGCCTGATCGGCATCAACCGCTTCGTGCAGCCGTTCGAGGGCGCGCGCATCGCCATCCTGTCCACCTACTGGCTCGGCCAGTGGGGCATCGCCGCCTCGGTCATCTACCTCACGAGCGCGGCGCGCATGCCTCAGTTCGCTGGTAGCGCGGTGGAGTCGCCCGCCTCGCTACGGTAA
- a CDS encoding diguanylate cyclase: MQADTRLKFGFVLAIAMLSLNVLLPLLSNQWVKQARLDYEHQERLSGQASRLLSAIKDGETGQRGFVITGRDDFLSPLYQGYGEVDRLLAELRAEALLDAELALALEKLQPLIAEQRSYFNQVIRDRRQSGMQSAAERISQGKGKQMMDTMRDHMADLQSTLQRRQATLEQQGQWLERLGLVLLILIGLLDLIVIGLLFHFTFRTLHEGRVSRQNLSDLSDQLSTGVQRLELRNREISLLSRMAGALHSVNEFDECYGIVGRFAQQLFPDNTGCLALYHPSRDVLDPVARWGDWPQSLELFEPHACWAIRRGQSHQVLDIERDLLCPHLLGSTVIEHGYLCVPLMAQGEPLGVLSLNGAPRADLELAEAFAEQVSLGVANLSLRDSLRQQSLMDALTGLHNRRFLDETLRRELMRAARKQAPIAVVLLDVDHFKRFNDTFGHEAGDLVLRHLAIEMKRSVRASDLACRYGGEEFALVMPEISREDAIERCESLRLAVSRLQVRYGGEPLGPISISLGLAWFPDDGDQADALLHAADVALYRAKNAGRNRLCIYRSEAGDSTALPAN, encoded by the coding sequence ATGCAGGCAGACACCCGGCTCAAGTTCGGTTTCGTGCTGGCTATCGCCATGCTTAGCCTCAACGTGCTGTTGCCCCTGCTGAGCAATCAGTGGGTCAAGCAGGCGCGCCTCGACTACGAGCACCAGGAGCGCCTCAGCGGTCAGGCCTCGCGGCTGCTGTCGGCGATCAAGGACGGCGAAACCGGCCAGCGTGGCTTCGTCATCACCGGCCGCGACGATTTTCTCTCGCCGCTCTACCAGGGCTACGGCGAGGTCGACCGACTGCTGGCCGAGCTGCGCGCCGAGGCCTTGCTTGACGCGGAGCTGGCGCTGGCCCTGGAGAAGCTGCAACCGCTGATCGCTGAGCAGCGCAGCTACTTCAACCAGGTGATACGCGACCGTCGGCAGAGCGGCATGCAGAGCGCCGCCGAGCGCATCAGCCAGGGCAAGGGCAAGCAGATGATGGACACCATGCGTGACCACATGGCCGACCTGCAATCGACGCTGCAGCGCCGCCAGGCCACGCTGGAGCAGCAGGGCCAGTGGCTGGAGCGCCTGGGCTTGGTGTTGCTGATCCTGATCGGGCTGCTCGACCTGATCGTCATCGGCCTGCTGTTCCACTTCACCTTCCGCACCCTGCACGAGGGGCGGGTCAGCCGGCAGAACCTCAGCGACCTCAGCGACCAGCTGTCCACCGGCGTGCAGCGCCTGGAGCTGCGCAATCGCGAGATTTCCCTGCTCAGCCGCATGGCCGGGGCGTTGCACTCGGTCAACGAGTTCGACGAGTGCTACGGCATCGTCGGTCGTTTCGCCCAGCAGCTGTTCCCGGACAACACCGGCTGCCTGGCGCTGTATCACCCCTCGCGCGATGTGCTCGACCCGGTGGCGCGCTGGGGCGACTGGCCGCAGTCGCTGGAGTTGTTCGAGCCGCATGCCTGCTGGGCGATTCGCCGTGGCCAGAGCCATCAGGTACTGGACATCGAGCGTGACCTGCTGTGCCCGCACCTGCTCGGCAGCACCGTGATCGAACACGGCTACCTCTGCGTGCCGCTGATGGCGCAGGGTGAGCCGCTCGGCGTGCTCAGCCTCAATGGCGCGCCACGGGCCGACCTGGAGCTGGCCGAGGCGTTCGCCGAGCAGGTGTCACTGGGCGTGGCCAACCTGTCGCTGCGCGACAGCCTGCGCCAGCAGTCGCTGATGGATGCACTGACCGGCCTGCACAACCGCCGTTTCCTCGACGAGACCCTGCGTCGCGAGTTGATGCGCGCGGCGCGCAAGCAGGCGCCGATTGCCGTGGTGCTGCTCGATGTAGATCACTTCAAGCGCTTCAACGACACCTTCGGCCACGAAGCCGGCGACCTGGTGCTGCGGCACCTGGCCATCGAGATGAAGCGCAGCGTGCGCGCCAGCGACCTGGCTTGCCGTTATGGCGGCGAGGAGTTTGCCCTGGTGATGCCGGAGATCAGCCGCGAGGACGCCATCGAGCGCTGCGAAAGCCTGCGCCTGGCGGTCAGCCGCCTGCAGGTGCGCTACGGTGGCGAACCGCTCGGGCCGATCAGCATTTCCCTCGGCCTGGCCTGGTTCCCGGATGATGGCGACCAGGCCGACGCCCTGTTGCACGCCGCGGATGTGGCCCTCTATCGGGCCAAGAATGCCGGGCGCAACCGCCTGTGCATTTACCGTAGCGAGGCGGGCGACTCCACCGCGCTACCAGCGAACTGA
- the cmoA gene encoding carboxy-S-adenosyl-L-methionine synthase CmoA — protein sequence MSQQPDRIFAQPHAELQDFAFNEDVVRVFPDMIKRSVPGYPTIVENIGVLAAQFAQPNSVLYDLGSSLGAVTQALRRHVKTDGCRVIAVDNSSAMVERCREYLHGQDSMFQELLPVDVQEGDILALEFQPASLVALNFTLQFIAPEQRLALLGRIRQALLPGGALILSEKLRFEDEQQHTLLTDLHVAFKRANGYSELEIAQKRSALENVMKPDSLEQHRERLLAAGFSQVVPWFQCLNFASLIALP from the coding sequence GTGAGCCAGCAACCCGACCGAATCTTCGCCCAACCGCACGCCGAGCTGCAGGATTTCGCCTTCAACGAGGACGTGGTGCGCGTGTTCCCGGACATGATCAAGCGCTCGGTGCCCGGCTACCCGACCATCGTCGAGAACATCGGCGTGCTCGCCGCGCAGTTCGCCCAGCCCAACTCGGTGCTGTACGACCTCGGCAGTTCGCTCGGTGCAGTGACCCAGGCCCTGCGCCGGCACGTGAAGACCGATGGCTGCCGGGTGATCGCGGTGGACAACTCCAGCGCCATGGTCGAGCGCTGCCGCGAGTACCTGCACGGCCAGGACTCGATGTTCCAGGAGCTGCTGCCGGTCGACGTGCAGGAAGGCGACATCCTCGCCCTCGAGTTCCAGCCCGCCTCGCTGGTGGCGCTGAACTTCACCCTGCAGTTCATCGCCCCGGAACAGCGCCTGGCGCTGCTCGGCCGCATCCGCCAGGCCCTGCTGCCGGGGGGCGCGCTGATCCTCTCGGAGAAACTGCGCTTCGAGGACGAACAGCAGCACACCCTGCTCACCGACCTGCATGTCGCCTTCAAGCGCGCCAACGGCTACAGCGAGCTGGAAATCGCGCAGAAACGCAGCGCCCTGGAAAACGTGATGAAACCCGACAGCCTGGAACAGCACCGCGAACGCCTGCTCGCCGCTGGCTTCAGCCAGGTGGTGCCGTGGTTCCAGTGCCTCAACTTCGCTTCGCTGATCGCCCTGCCATGA
- the cmoB gene encoding tRNA 5-methoxyuridine(34)/uridine 5-oxyacetic acid(34) synthase CmoB, which yields MIAALDLDALQQAVAGSPLQDWAADLPAQIDAKLAIGHGDLQRWYAAVQALPALTAEQQELKNALRLDGPCDDATRAQLKTALQGLIPWRKGPFDLFGVHIDTEWRSDWKWSRVSPHLDLKNKRILDVGCGNGYYLWRMLGAGAGSVVGVDPNWLFLNQFLAVKRYLPDLPAWHLPLALEELPAKLEGFDTVFSMGVLYHRRSPVDHLLDLKDCLRKNGELVLETLVVEGDAQQVLVPEDRYAMMRNVWFLPSVPALELWLRRAGFVDVQCVDVSTTSVEEQRATEWMRFQSLPDFLDPADHSRTVEGLPAPMRAVLVARKP from the coding sequence ATGATCGCCGCCCTCGACCTCGACGCCTTGCAACAGGCCGTCGCCGGCAGCCCGCTGCAGGACTGGGCCGCCGACCTGCCCGCGCAGATCGACGCCAAGCTGGCCATCGGTCACGGCGACCTGCAGCGCTGGTATGCCGCGGTGCAGGCGCTGCCGGCGCTGACCGCCGAACAGCAGGAGCTGAAGAATGCCCTGCGCCTGGACGGTCCCTGCGACGACGCCACCCGCGCGCAGCTGAAAACCGCGCTGCAGGGGCTGATTCCCTGGCGCAAGGGTCCGTTCGACCTGTTCGGCGTGCACATCGACACCGAATGGCGCTCGGACTGGAAGTGGTCGCGTGTCTCGCCGCACCTGGACCTGAAGAACAAGCGCATCCTCGATGTCGGCTGCGGCAACGGCTACTACCTGTGGCGTATGCTCGGCGCCGGAGCCGGCAGCGTGGTCGGCGTCGACCCCAACTGGCTGTTCCTCAACCAGTTCCTCGCGGTCAAACGCTATTTGCCGGACCTGCCGGCCTGGCACCTGCCGCTGGCCCTGGAAGAGTTGCCGGCCAAACTGGAAGGCTTCGACACGGTGTTTTCCATGGGGGTGCTCTATCACCGCCGCTCGCCGGTCGACCACCTGCTCGATCTCAAGGACTGCCTGCGCAAGAACGGCGAACTGGTGCTGGAAACCCTGGTGGTCGAGGGCGACGCCCAGCAGGTGCTGGTGCCCGAGGACCGCTACGCGATGATGCGCAACGTCTGGTTCCTGCCCTCGGTGCCGGCGCTGGAGCTGTGGCTGCGCCGCGCCGGTTTCGTCGACGTGCAGTGCGTGGACGTCTCCACCACCAGCGTCGAGGAACAGCGCGCCACCGAGTGGATGCGCTTCCAGTCGCTGCCCGACTTCCTCGACCCCGCCGACCACAGCCGCACGGTGGAAGGCCTGCCCGCGCCAATGCGCGCGGTGCTGGTGGCGCGCAAGCCGTAG
- a CDS encoding S1 RNA-binding domain-containing protein, whose product MALIGRYNSLQVVKQTDFGLYLDGEADGEILLPNRYVPKNEPSEIGDWLNVFVYLDSEDRLIATTERPKAQVGGFASLKVAEINSIGLFLDWGLPKDLLLPHSEEKRPLQVGDYCVVHVYLDKRSKRITATARLDRYLDNTPPRYKVGDAVDLLVAEKTDMGFKAIINNQHWGLIHKNEVFKFLRSGMQEKGYIKELRADGKISLSLQPVGQEAASSLSEQILARLGAEGGSLALSDKSPPEVISKAFGVSKGNFKKAIGGLFKQGLIVIHDDRIELV is encoded by the coding sequence ATGGCGCTGATCGGTCGTTACAACTCATTGCAGGTGGTCAAACAGACCGATTTCGGCCTCTACCTCGACGGCGAGGCCGATGGCGAGATCCTCCTGCCCAACCGCTATGTGCCGAAGAACGAGCCGAGCGAGATCGGCGACTGGCTCAACGTGTTCGTCTACCTGGACAGCGAGGACCGCCTGATCGCCACCACCGAGCGGCCCAAGGCCCAGGTCGGCGGCTTCGCCAGCCTCAAGGTGGCGGAGATCAATTCCATCGGCCTGTTCCTCGACTGGGGCCTGCCCAAGGACCTGCTCCTGCCGCACTCGGAAGAGAAACGTCCGCTGCAGGTCGGCGACTACTGCGTGGTGCACGTCTACCTCGACAAGCGCAGCAAACGCATCACTGCCACCGCGCGGCTCGACCGTTACCTGGACAACACGCCGCCGCGCTACAAGGTTGGCGACGCGGTGGACCTGCTGGTGGCGGAGAAGACCGACATGGGCTTCAAGGCCATCATCAACAACCAGCACTGGGGCCTGATCCACAAGAACGAGGTGTTCAAGTTCCTGCGCAGTGGCATGCAGGAAAAGGGCTACATCAAGGAACTGCGCGCCGACGGCAAGATCAGCCTGAGCCTGCAGCCGGTCGGCCAGGAGGCCGCGAGCAGCCTCAGCGAGCAGATCCTCGCTCGCCTGGGCGCCGAAGGCGGCAGCCTGGCGCTGAGCGACAAGAGCCCGCCCGAGGTGATCAGCAAGGCCTTCGGCGTCAGCAAGGGCAATTTCAAGAAGGCCATCGGCGGCCTGTTCAAGCAGGGCCTGATCGTCATCCACGACGACCGTATCGAGCTGGTCTGA
- a CDS encoding LTA synthase family protein, producing MRTPSRWLLSPAASLIALGTLFILLPLVSRFWLGWSYPGGYVSDLAIGSLLLLLSYRRPILAVLLMLAWGVMLLGSAELVAAVGRMPEPGDLKYLTDPQFLSHSTQGAGIGNPWLAIALIGLGVACVLTGRRRWPALSRYAYALPAVLLLGHAADQYYNPNEADQWKQFNLPHKLLVESVNSAQLRAEDWLDGDVPDSPPDIAELTRLDLGGTPLLTHAGKARNVLIVTLEGIPGAYIAENRAAINSSYTEDLMPRLSRWAERSMSTPDYVLHGHQTIRGLYAMLCGDYDKLDSGTPKGVELLNNATRNEQCLPAQMRSQGFSTHFLQGAGLRFMAKDQIMPHMGFQQTHGREWFKNKPYLEFPWGMDDKAYFEGALKYVKQLRQQKQPWMLTLLTVGTHQPYSAPQEYLARYPGAKQAAIGYLDDAVADFLDGLEKQGVLKDTLVIITSDESHGLEQVRLASAWGFNLVLAPEQTTLPKLKNGVYGHIDLTTSVLDYFALPVPDNIAGRSLFRDYTTHREIMSYTNGMLRQHDGETFTECNFQQVCRRYASPGFIADSARYLGRVSGKQARLVSQRAELLDQSISGGQIGLHYQFANRQRIDLQANARDDWADNLIGAQYLEMPKGTRTRVTVKIEGMGLDRNGARLQLKTKEFDRNVALDIPELPLLQRGKSIELSFDFDNPETRKAFSFHLTGEGRGAIRISDFSVVTEPIPPELIAAQNVEEPLEALPH from the coding sequence GTGCGCACACCTAGTCGCTGGCTGCTGTCCCCTGCCGCGTCGCTGATTGCCCTCGGCACCCTCTTCATCCTGCTACCACTGGTCAGCCGCTTCTGGCTCGGCTGGTCGTACCCGGGTGGCTACGTGTCCGACCTGGCCATCGGCAGCCTGCTGCTGCTGCTGAGCTATCGCCGGCCGATTCTCGCGGTGCTGCTGATGCTGGCCTGGGGCGTGATGCTGCTGGGCAGCGCGGAACTGGTCGCGGCGGTCGGGCGCATGCCGGAACCGGGTGACCTGAAATACCTGACCGACCCACAGTTTCTCAGCCATTCCACCCAGGGCGCCGGCATCGGCAATCCCTGGCTGGCCATCGCCCTGATCGGCCTCGGCGTCGCCTGCGTGCTCACCGGCCGGCGCCGCTGGCCGGCCCTGTCGCGCTACGCCTATGCGCTGCCTGCCGTGCTGCTGCTCGGCCACGCGGCCGACCAGTACTACAACCCCAACGAAGCCGACCAGTGGAAGCAGTTCAACCTGCCGCACAAGCTGTTGGTGGAAAGCGTCAACAGCGCGCAGCTGCGTGCCGAAGACTGGCTGGACGGCGACGTCCCCGACAGCCCGCCGGACATTGCCGAACTGACCCGCCTGGACCTCGGCGGCACGCCGCTGCTGACCCACGCCGGCAAGGCGCGCAACGTACTGATCGTGACCCTGGAAGGTATTCCCGGGGCCTACATCGCCGAAAACCGTGCGGCGATCAACAGCAGCTACACCGAAGACCTGATGCCGCGCCTGAGCCGATGGGCCGAGCGCAGCATGAGCACACCGGACTACGTGCTGCATGGCCACCAGACCATCCGCGGCCTGTACGCCATGCTCTGTGGCGACTACGACAAGCTCGACTCCGGCACGCCCAAGGGCGTCGAACTGCTCAACAACGCCACGCGCAACGAGCAGTGTCTGCCGGCGCAGATGCGCTCGCAGGGCTTCAGCACGCATTTCCTGCAGGGCGCCGGGCTGCGCTTCATGGCCAAGGACCAGATCATGCCGCACATGGGCTTCCAGCAGACCCACGGCCGCGAGTGGTTCAAGAACAAGCCGTACCTGGAATTCCCCTGGGGCATGGACGACAAGGCCTACTTCGAAGGCGCACTGAAATACGTCAAGCAGCTGCGTCAGCAGAAACAGCCATGGATGCTCACCCTGCTCACCGTCGGCACCCACCAGCCCTACTCCGCGCCTCAGGAATACCTGGCCCGCTACCCGGGCGCCAAGCAGGCGGCCATCGGCTACCTCGACGACGCCGTCGCCGACTTCCTCGACGGCCTGGAAAAGCAGGGCGTGCTCAAGGACACCCTGGTCATCATCACGTCCGATGAATCCCACGGCCTGGAACAGGTGCGCCTGGCCTCCGCCTGGGGCTTCAACCTGGTGCTGGCGCCGGAGCAGACGACGCTGCCCAAGCTGAAGAACGGCGTCTACGGCCATATCGACCTGACCACCTCGGTGCTCGACTACTTCGCCCTGCCGGTGCCGGACAACATCGCCGGGCGTTCGCTGTTCCGCGACTACACCACGCACCGCGAGATCATGTCGTACACCAACGGCATGCTGCGCCAGCACGATGGCGAGACCTTCACCGAATGCAACTTCCAGCAGGTCTGCCGGCGCTACGCCAGCCCCGGTTTCATCGCCGACAGCGCGCGCTACCTGGGTCGCGTCAGTGGCAAGCAGGCCCGCCTGGTCAGCCAGCGCGCCGAGCTGCTCGACCAGTCGATCAGTGGTGGGCAGATCGGCCTGCACTACCAGTTCGCCAACCGCCAGCGCATCGACCTGCAGGCCAACGCCCGCGATGACTGGGCCGACAACCTGATCGGCGCGCAGTACCTGGAAATGCCCAAGGGCACACGCACCCGCGTGACCGTGAAGATCGAGGGCATGGGCCTGGATCGCAACGGCGCGCGGCTGCAATTGAAAACCAAGGAGTTCGACCGCAACGTCGCCCTCGACATCCCCGAGCTGCCGCTGCTGCAGCGCGGCAAGAGCATCGAGCTGAGCTTCGACTTCGACAACCCGGAAACCCGCAAGGCGTTCTCCTTCCACCTCACCGGCGAAGGCCGCGGGGCGATCCGCATCAGCGACTTCAGCGTGGTGACCGAGCCGATCCCGCCGGAGCTGATCGCCGCACAGAACGTGGAAGAGCCGCTGGAAGCCCTTCCCCACTAA